A region of the Conger conger chromosome 6, fConCon1.1, whole genome shotgun sequence genome:
ATTGGCAGGCGCTGGCGGAGCAGTTCCTGGACGGCTCCCTGTCCCTGGACTCCTTCCTGGagcacttcctgtccctgcGCTCCCTGGCGCACAGGCGGCGCGTGCGGATCGAGAAGCTGCAGGACGCGCTGCGGCACAAGGGCGGGGCCGACGCCGCGACCTCGCCGCCctccgccgccgccgccgcccccGAGCCGGCCGCCGCGTCGCCGTGGCAACAGCCGCACCACCAGCCGCGCGCGGACCAGCCGCAGAGCGCGGACGCGCCGCCCGACCACGGCGGCTTCCCCAGCGCGTCCCCGTCCGCCGCAGGCCACCCGCTGCCTTACACGCCGTACCCCGtctccccccccaaccctccgCCCGCGGCCTCGGCCTCAGGCCCCGGCAATCCCCAGGCTCCGTTTCAGCCCTACCCCGGCCAGGGCTTCACTTCGGCCCCCGGCTTCCCCGCTCCGGGCCCAGGCTTCTCGGCCCACGCGGGGTTCAGCCCCGGCGCCTGCCCCTACCCCATCCAGCCCGCCTTCCCCGGCCCGCCCCGCTCACAGTTCCGGCCCTACAGCTCGCCCAACGCCCCCTACCCCTCCCCGCACCCCTTCCCTGGGTATAACTACCCCCCTGGCCCCGGGGTGCccccctctctacccccctcaGGGAGGCCGCTCTACCGGCCTGGGTTTGGGGTACCGCAGTCCTACTCATAGACCCTCACACTAATCACTCCTGTGTTTCAATCCTGCTCCTCATATCCAcctttcttttttgcttttcttcTCTTGGCTGCATCAGGATTGGTTGGTGGGGCTGCCTGTTGCTCTCACGATGCATGCGTGGGCTTTGACCCCATAATGCATTTCCTGCACATCCCATAATAACAACAGGCTGACAGATGCAGCAGGATAACTAAAAGCCATAAGTATAATCGTAGCGATGGCTATAAAGCTCACTCatgagaaggttttttttttttttttttttttttttttaaatatataaataaacccCTCCCCTGCCATTGGCACATCTGCCAAGCCGATCATACCTTTCTGCTTCACACTAACTCCGCCTTGGCCAGCGCATCATTGTAACGCCTGGCCATAATTGGTCAAGATGTTTCTTTTAATCATTTGGAAAAACCATCTCACCAAAATGGCGTGGAAGCTGATCCCAGCAGCCGGCGTCCTTGTGTGAAACCCTTTAGTCACAGCTGCGTCAGGATCGGGTCCCTTATCAAAcccaaaaataaggaaataattTGGCACCTCTCTAttctcttgtttttattttattttattttttttaaagaaataaataataaaaataaagattcacAAAAGGggcagaaataaaaatggtggGTTCAGTGTGCCTCCTGTGGTCATGGGCCCTGGTGCTGAGTGTGCTTAtgggtgtggttgtgtggttgtgtcgTTCGTGGAAACGGGGGAGTTTGTATGCGACTCTGGCTATGGCAGCTTTTCTGCGTGTGCTTAGCCCACCACCATGCTCCGcccatcctctcctctcctctcctctcctctcctctcctctcctctcctctcctctcctctcctctcctctcctctcacagcACTGTTACACCCTCAGCCATgatgcacattttcattttttacatgcAAGAGGTTTGTCTATAGTCACTTGCCCcgcctttctctccctctctttctgtcccctgtgtgtgtgcgtgtgtgtgtgcgtgtgtgcgtgcgcgttcgtgcgtgcgtgtataaaTTAACTATACAGGAGCATTCTCTGTAAATTGTATAAAAGGCAATTAATAGCATTGACAAGTTAATAAGGGGAACTaggcgtctctctctctctctctctctctctctctcacactctatctctctatctttctctctctgtagataCAGTGATGTGACTGGTCTGGGCAgccttgggggtgggggtgggggcgggggcgggggaaggggggggcacACGTAAACAGAGGAAATGTTTAGAAGTGCAACTTGGTGCATTAAGACCCGTTGTCGCGACGATGACTGTAGCCTGTTTTAAGTTGGTGTGAATTAAATACGGAACCTGATTTCTGAAGCCTGGCttgggtttgtgtgtctctgctgtGTCCCGTGTGTGTCTTTACCCTTCATTATTTTTTGCGTTCTAGATTCCCGTTTATAAACCCCTTCCCACCATTCTAGAAACTGAAATCTAGTTTGCAATGAAAGAGGAACGGCTCTGAATGGCCTGTAGGGGGCGGCGAGTGTAGCATGAAAGAGCTGGATCCGGTCCTCTTCCTCTGGTACATCCAGGAGGTCTCCTTAAAATCGgtattaactaatgtagctgttggCATGAATTAATTTATGTACAAATAgtcatactatgcaggatttccaccttgaaaatattgtaaaacaaaCATGTTCAGTCAGCACTATGATACTCTGGCCGCCTGTGTCTgcgttcacttctgcccaatagcgcgctttgttattctaaaaactcccCAGGCCTCTTCTGGGCGTggcccttttttatttctgcgCTGTATCCGAAAATCGTGTCCAATACACTGTGTCCATATGCTCTATGACCCAATAGAAAGGGGCCAAGAGGAGACGtgtatggattggctacagtggtgagctggatctgcgagagattagccttggtggctaaccattaaGTGGCTAGCTAGCACattatccatccattcatttttatttgtgttgcgcttttaacaaaggggctttgtcacaaaacagctttacagagaaaccggtcccCACGCGAACGCCAACATTGCCGTTGGTAGCTGCCGTTAAaagctaactaaattcagttttgtattcatgtttttgtcagcCGGCGggccatgatagctgggtcccactgTACAGTACTTATATTTTCTACCGGCTTATTTCTTCTCCTGGCCAGGGAGCGTATACCTAGCCTCCCGGACTTTTAGAAGACTCGAgatgtcaaaaataaaataaaataaaaatgacagtgATTTGATGTTTGTTGCGTGTTTCTGTTACATTGTGCTTCCTTTCAGGCGGTTTTCTTAGATCATTGCTATTACGCCGTAGTCTGCAACAGCCAGAATCATCGCGTCGCGAGGTTGAGAATGGGGGCGTCAGTTAGATGTTTCTGGCATGTAAACAAAAGACAAAGGGCCGCATCAAGACATAAAACTCTGCTTAGTCTGCCTTTTATTCAAcctgtgtacattacattacatctcccGTGTTTGCGAATACATTGGCTTGCGTTCATTTCAGTATGAACTGATTCGTTAAATTAGTTAATGATGcacattacatttgcattacattaatggcatttggcagacgctcttatccagggcgacgtacaacaaactgcaaagtgcatacccataaccacagataagtgcgct
Encoded here:
- the vps37c gene encoding vacuolar protein sorting-associated protein 37C is translated as MSCGEKLMEKIQDLSQSELQDLLDDAGKVESLVQESDEVQTAQLDREMTLASNRSLAEQNLTLKPRLESQRDQLVERYSQLEGVRETYRQHCTQRDGIMGQVAPEGLLSRLQTAGGSTEAESEALAEQFLDGSLSLDSFLEHFLSLRSLAHRRRVRIEKLQDALRHKGGADAATSPPSAAAAAPEPAAASPWQQPHHQPRADQPQSADAPPDHGGFPSASPSAAGHPLPYTPYPVSPPNPPPAASASGPGNPQAPFQPYPGQGFTSAPGFPAPGPGFSAHAGFSPGACPYPIQPAFPGPPRSQFRPYSSPNAPYPSPHPFPGYNYPPGPGVPPSLPPSGRPLYRPGFGVPQSYS